In a genomic window of Candidatus Binatia bacterium:
- a CDS encoding SDR family NAD(P)-dependent oxidoreductase: MDLNLAGRVIAVTGAASGIGRATAIELGREGARVACLDVQEDAVRATAAEIERAGGDALALRLDVADPASVASAIDGTVQRFGALHGLVNAAGVGGFVRFEDMTLAEWNRVIAINLTGTFLMCHAALPHLLAAEGGGAIVNLSSIAGLKGQAYSCAYGASKGGVALLTRSLANEFAKRKLRVNAVCPGGVATPMLAGFAVSGLDDTLIERMQNPAHTLAQPEEVAHLIAFLLSDRASYITGATYPIDGGAIA; the protein is encoded by the coding sequence CGGTCACCGGCGCGGCTTCCGGCATCGGCCGCGCGACGGCGATCGAGCTCGGACGGGAGGGCGCGCGCGTCGCCTGCCTCGACGTCCAGGAGGATGCCGTGCGCGCCACCGCAGCGGAGATCGAGCGCGCGGGAGGCGACGCGCTCGCGCTGCGTCTCGACGTCGCCGACCCGGCGTCCGTCGCGAGCGCGATCGACGGCACGGTGCAGCGCTTCGGCGCGCTGCACGGGCTCGTCAACGCGGCGGGCGTCGGCGGCTTCGTCCGCTTCGAGGACATGACGCTCGCGGAGTGGAACCGCGTCATCGCGATCAACCTGACGGGCACGTTCCTGATGTGCCACGCCGCCCTGCCCCACCTGCTCGCCGCCGAGGGCGGCGGCGCGATCGTCAACCTGTCGTCGATCGCGGGGCTCAAGGGCCAGGCGTACTCCTGCGCCTACGGCGCATCGAAGGGCGGCGTCGCGCTGCTGACGCGCTCGCTCGCCAACGAGTTCGCGAAGCGCAAGCTGCGCGTGAACGCCGTCTGCCCGGGCGGCGTCGCCACGCCGATGCTCGCGGGCTTCGCGGTCTCCGGGCTCGACGACACGCTGATCGAGCGCATGCAGAACCCGGCGCACACGCTCGCGCAGCCCGAGGAGGTCGCGCACCTGATCGCGTTCCTGCTCTCGGACCGCGCGTCCTACATCACCGGCGCGACCTACCCGATCGACGGCGGCGCGATCGCGTAG
- a CDS encoding AMP-binding protein codes for MNRPAPTALSPERIALHERRGEWPRCSLTAALERRVRATPERVLYVAGAERVDARDLGRRVSRLARGLRALGVGAGDVVSWQLPTWIEGVVLTFALDRLGAVSNPILPIYREREVSFVVRQAKSRVLVVPGEVRGYDHRELARAVAAHAPDLEHVLVARAEPADGQRSFDALSAHGEDTEPPTPPGPHDVRALFYTSGTTSDPKGVLHTPSTLGAFQEIQFAGGGSDPDAVGIVWFPLTHIGGICAFGSSPVLHGTRAVLLEQFDPALALELIEREGVTSAGGPTPILQALLATPGFSRERVRSVRVAALGATDVPPELVRELGERLDAFVYRSYGMTECPMATASRPDDPEDAAIGTDGRPTPGVTVRVVDDAGRVLPPGSEGEVELFGPQLCVGYLDPELTRAAFTSDGFLRSGDLAVVDERGFVRITGRKKDVIIRKGENLSAKAIEDELHEHPAIAETAVIGVPDHERGERVCACVVVRAGAQPPSLDEVRAFMRERGVMAQKIPEQLEVVDALPRTATGKVKKHELRARFAPAQAGRTS; via the coding sequence GTGAATCGCCCGGCGCCGACGGCCCTTTCCCCCGAGCGCATCGCGCTGCACGAGCGTCGCGGCGAGTGGCCGCGCTGCAGCTTGACGGCCGCGCTCGAGCGGCGGGTGCGCGCGACGCCCGAGCGGGTGCTGTACGTCGCAGGGGCGGAGCGGGTCGACGCGCGCGACCTCGGCCGGCGCGTGTCGCGGCTCGCCCGCGGGCTGCGCGCGCTCGGCGTCGGCGCGGGCGACGTCGTCTCCTGGCAGCTCCCGACCTGGATCGAGGGCGTGGTCCTGACCTTCGCGCTCGACCGGCTGGGCGCGGTCTCGAATCCGATCCTGCCGATCTACCGCGAGCGCGAGGTGAGCTTCGTCGTGCGTCAGGCGAAAAGTCGGGTGCTGGTCGTGCCGGGCGAGGTGCGCGGCTACGACCACCGCGAGCTCGCGCGTGCGGTTGCCGCCCATGCGCCGGACCTCGAGCACGTGCTGGTCGCGCGCGCCGAGCCGGCGGACGGCCAGCGCTCGTTCGACGCTCTGTCCGCGCACGGCGAGGACACGGAGCCACCGACGCCGCCCGGACCGCACGACGTGCGCGCGCTGTTCTACACCTCGGGCACGACGTCGGACCCGAAGGGCGTCCTGCACACGCCGTCGACGCTCGGCGCGTTCCAGGAGATCCAGTTCGCGGGCGGCGGCAGCGACCCCGACGCGGTCGGCATCGTGTGGTTCCCGCTCACCCACATCGGCGGGATCTGCGCCTTCGGCTCGAGCCCGGTGCTGCACGGGACGCGCGCCGTGCTGCTCGAGCAGTTCGATCCGGCGCTGGCGCTCGAGCTCATCGAGCGCGAGGGCGTGACCAGCGCCGGCGGTCCGACGCCGATCCTGCAGGCGCTGCTCGCGACGCCGGGCTTCTCGCGCGAGCGCGTGCGCAGCGTGCGCGTCGCCGCGCTCGGCGCGACCGACGTGCCGCCCGAGCTCGTGCGCGAGCTCGGCGAGCGCCTCGATGCCTTCGTGTACCGCTCGTACGGCATGACCGAGTGCCCGATGGCGACCGCGAGCCGTCCCGACGATCCCGAGGACGCGGCGATCGGCACCGACGGACGCCCGACGCCGGGCGTGACGGTGCGGGTCGTCGACGACGCCGGGCGCGTGCTGCCGCCGGGCAGCGAAGGGGAGGTCGAGCTCTTCGGGCCGCAGCTCTGCGTCGGCTACCTCGACCCGGAGCTCACGCGCGCGGCGTTCACGAGCGACGGCTTTCTGCGCTCGGGCGACCTCGCGGTGGTCGACGAGCGCGGCTTCGTGCGCATCACCGGACGCAAGAAGGACGTCATCATCCGCAAGGGCGAGAACCTGAGCGCGAAGGCGATCGAGGACGAGCTGCACGAGCATCCGGCGATCGCCGAGACGGCGGTGATCGGCGTGCCCGACCACGAGCGCGGCGAGCGCGTGTGCGCCTGCGTCGTGGTGCGCGCCGGCGCGCAGCCGCCGTCGCTCGACGAGGTGCGCGCGTTCATGCGCGAGCGCGGCGTCATGGCGCAGAAGATCCCCGAGCAGCTCGAGGTGGTCGACGCGTTGCCGCGCACGGCGACCGGTAAGGTGAAGAAGCACGAGCTGCGCGCACGGTTCGCGCCGGCTCAGGCAGGGAGGACTTCGTGA
- a CDS encoding histidine phosphatase family protein produces MKREVELEVWTRNAASGRLILVRHGESEGNQARRFSPNPDIGLTPVGIEQACETGRLIARHFRPSRIVASSYRRARLTAEIIAREVGHAGEILIEHDLRERAIGELAGQPYSAMREHPEYSVERFWEWRPAGGESLVDVRERAAPVLVRLAESFPGEDIVVVSHGGVMLALCAFVEGGWVRPRVARNCEVLVVTYAPGEPWKLSELAAHVESCAGDGAAETG; encoded by the coding sequence GTGAAGCGGGAGGTCGAGCTCGAGGTGTGGACGCGGAACGCGGCGTCGGGTCGGCTGATCCTCGTGCGCCACGGCGAGAGCGAGGGCAATCAGGCGCGACGCTTCTCGCCGAATCCCGACATTGGCTTGACGCCGGTCGGCATCGAGCAGGCGTGCGAGACCGGACGGCTGATCGCACGCCACTTCCGCCCGAGCCGCATCGTCGCGAGCTCGTACCGCCGCGCGCGTCTCACGGCCGAGATCATCGCGCGCGAGGTCGGGCACGCGGGCGAGATCCTGATCGAGCACGACCTGCGCGAGCGCGCGATCGGCGAGCTCGCGGGGCAGCCGTACAGCGCGATGCGCGAGCACCCGGAGTACTCGGTCGAGCGCTTCTGGGAGTGGCGTCCGGCGGGCGGCGAGTCGCTGGTCGACGTGCGCGAGCGCGCGGCACCCGTGCTGGTCCGCCTCGCGGAGAGCTTCCCCGGCGAGGACATCGTGGTCGTGAGCCACGGCGGCGTGATGCTCGCGCTGTGCGCGTTCGTCGAGGGCGGCTGGGTGCGGCCGCGCGTCGCGCGCAACTGCGAGGTGCTGGTGGTGACGTACGCGCCGGGCGAGCCGTGGAAGCTGAGCGAGCTCGCCGCCCACGTCGAGTCGTGCGCCGGCGACGGCGCGGCGGAGACCGGCTGA